One segment of Burkholderia multivorans ATCC BAA-247 DNA contains the following:
- a CDS encoding tyrosine-type recombinase/integrase — translation MASITPHKDGFRVQVYVGGVRDSKVLRTRREANAWGAAREAELKRLGDMPAADRHTLGEALAEYSKRVSPKKGGTKWEQNRIASFIKQFPEYAERPLSQADTPMWAEWRDRRLSGYIAPDGKKVRGIKPGSVLREINLYRNVYTIARREWKWIQSSPFADLGLPPDSVPRTRRVDPWKEVRPIVRWLGYRTGQEPTTKNQEVALAWLVALRCGMRAKELRGLGKNTLNMKTGVARLPHKMQYLTGKPREIPLPRPALRLLKAVAHREQCFTVEAGSMDTAEPDLLHRVLLALHLQSPVPIVKIASETPTLVCGLDPQSSSRKLPSEVRRCGNVATERP, via the coding sequence ATGGCATCGATCACCCCACACAAAGACGGCTTCCGCGTGCAGGTCTACGTCGGTGGCGTGCGCGATTCGAAGGTGCTGCGCACGCGCCGCGAGGCAAACGCGTGGGGCGCTGCGCGCGAGGCTGAACTGAAACGCCTCGGCGACATGCCGGCCGCCGATAGACATACCCTTGGCGAAGCGCTTGCCGAATACTCGAAGCGTGTGTCGCCCAAGAAGGGCGGAACGAAGTGGGAGCAGAACCGCATTGCCTCTTTCATCAAGCAGTTCCCCGAGTACGCAGAGAGGCCGTTGTCGCAGGCGGATACCCCGATGTGGGCCGAATGGCGTGATCGTCGACTATCCGGATATATCGCGCCCGATGGGAAGAAGGTGCGCGGCATCAAGCCCGGATCGGTCCTGCGCGAGATCAATCTGTATCGGAACGTCTACACGATTGCGCGAAGGGAATGGAAGTGGATCCAGTCCAGCCCGTTTGCGGACCTTGGTTTGCCACCAGACAGCGTGCCGCGGACGCGACGCGTTGATCCATGGAAGGAAGTGCGCCCGATCGTGCGCTGGCTCGGGTACCGGACCGGTCAGGAGCCGACGACGAAGAATCAGGAGGTCGCGCTCGCGTGGCTTGTGGCGCTCCGTTGCGGCATGCGCGCGAAGGAATTGCGCGGGCTCGGGAAGAATACGCTGAACATGAAAACGGGCGTCGCACGGCTGCCGCACAAGATGCAGTACCTGACAGGGAAACCGCGCGAAATTCCTTTGCCGCGCCCGGCGCTGCGCCTACTGAAGGCGGTCGCTCATCGCGAACAGTGCTTCACGGTGGAAGCTGGCTCGATGGATACGGCCGAACCAGATCTGCTTCACCGAGTCTTGCTTGCCCTTCATCTCCAATCTCCCGTTCCTATCGTGAAAATCGCCTCCGAAACGCCAACGCTCGTTTGTGGCCTGGATCCCCAGAGCAGTTCACGGAAACTCCCAAGCGAAGTGCGCCGATGCGGAAATGTAGCGACGGAGCGGCCATAG